The Thalassophryne amazonica chromosome 6, fThaAma1.1, whole genome shotgun sequence genome includes a region encoding these proteins:
- the birc5b gene encoding baculoviral IAP repeat-containing protein 5b isoform X1, translating to MASVDVLSTRFYSYDKMYMYDLREQSFAEWPFRQDCKCTPENMAKAGFVHCPSENEPDVACCFFCLIELEGWEPDDDPWSEHIKRSPNCGFLTMNKDFTELTVAEFYTMEKERLKIYIVSISVLRKCLFKLMSHICFCNRERHAIRRWHICGTNLTIH from the exons ATGGCCTCTGTAGATGTTCTTAGTACGAGATTTTATTCTTATGATAAAATGTACATGTATGATTTACGTGAACAAAGCTTTGCAGAGTGGCCGTTTCGACAGGACTGTAAGTGCACGCCTGAAAAT ATGGCCAAAGCTGGCTTTGTCCACTGTCCCAGTGAGAATGAACCTGACGTTGCCTGCTGCTTCTTTTGTTTGATTGAGCTTGAGGGCTGGGAGCCAGATGATGACCCCTG GTCTGAGCACATCAAACGTTCACCAAACTGTGGGTTTCTAACGATGAACAAAGACTTTACAGAGCTGACAGTGGCTGAATTCTATACCATGGAAAAAGAGAGGCTAAAGATCTATATTGTGAGTATTTCGGTTTTGAGGAAGTGTTTGTTTAAATTGATGTCACACATTTGTTTCTGTAATAGAGAAAGACATGCCATAAGAAGATGGCATATCTGCGGGACGAATTTGACCATACACTGA
- the birc5b gene encoding baculoviral IAP repeat-containing protein 5b isoform X2, with translation MASVDVLSTRFYSYDKMYMYDLREQSFAEWPFRQDCKCTPENMAKAGFVHCPSENEPDVACCFFCLIELEGWEPDDDPWSEHIKRSPNCGFLTMNKDFTELTVAEFYTMEKERLKIYIRKTCHKKMAYLRDEFDHTLKNLKAL, from the exons ATGGCCTCTGTAGATGTTCTTAGTACGAGATTTTATTCTTATGATAAAATGTACATGTATGATTTACGTGAACAAAGCTTTGCAGAGTGGCCGTTTCGACAGGACTGTAAGTGCACGCCTGAAAAT ATGGCCAAAGCTGGCTTTGTCCACTGTCCCAGTGAGAATGAACCTGACGTTGCCTGCTGCTTCTTTTGTTTGATTGAGCTTGAGGGCTGGGAGCCAGATGATGACCCCTG GTCTGAGCACATCAAACGTTCACCAAACTGTGGGTTTCTAACGATGAACAAAGACTTTACAGAGCTGACAGTGGCTGAATTCTATACCATGGAAAAAGAGAGGCTAAAGATCTATATT AGAAAGACATGCCATAAGAAGATGGCATATCTGCGGGACGAATTTGACCATACACTGAAGAACCTGAAGGCCCTCTGA